In Rhododendron vialii isolate Sample 1 chromosome 9a, ASM3025357v1, the following are encoded in one genomic region:
- the LOC131299503 gene encoding methionine--tRNA ligase, chloroplastic/mitochondrial, whose product MATRIQLSIQNSLWLLSSPLHPINTKGLHNLKNRLCFRSNLISSSSSRRALCCTCTSSHLPTTEPYVITTPLYYVNAPPHMGSAYTTIAADAIARFQRLLGKKVIFITGTDEHGEKIATAAAACGSSPNEHCDVISQAYKALWEDLDIAYDKFIRTTNPRHEAIVKEFYSRVLANGDIYRADYDGLYCVNCEEYKDEKELLDSNCCPIHLKPCMARKEDNYFFALSKYQKKLEETLEQNPDFVQPSSRLNEVQGWVKSGLRDFSISRASVDWGIRVPNEDKQTIYVWFDALLGYISALMEEKGQATLQTAVSSGWPASLHLIGKDILRFHAVYWPAMLMSAGLSLPKIVFGHGFLTKDGMKMGKSLGNTLEPNDLVQRFGSDGVRYFFLREVEFGDDGDYSEDRFINIVNAHLANTIGNLLNRTLGLLKKNCQSTLVVDSTIAAEGNAFKDTVEKLVEKARFQYENLSLSSACEAVLEIGNAGNLYIDEHAPWSLFKEGGAASEAAAKDLVIILEAMRIIAVALSAITPSLCKRIYTQLGYSEDQFNAATWDDTKWGGLKGGQIMAQPKPVFARIEIQMEGEDEGELKKKASKKKERIPQPQTQSLAEA is encoded by the exons ATGGCTACTCGAATACAGTTGTCGATACAAAACAGCCTCTGGTTGTTATCATCTCCTCTACACCCCATCAATACCAAAGGACTCCACAATCTCAAGAATCGTCTCTGCTTTCGTTCCAATCTAATCTCATCTTCTTCGTCCCGAAGAGCTCTCTGCTGTACCTGCACGAGCAGTCATCTCCCAACCACGGAGCCTTACGTCATCACAACTCCGCTTTATTACGTGAATGCCCCTCCCCACATGGGCAGCGCCTACACCACCATCGCCGCCGACGCCATTGCCCGTTTTCAG AGGCTGTTAGGAAAGAAAGTAATATTCATAACAGGCACAGATGAGCATGGGGAGAAGATTGCTACTGCTGCAGCTGCCTGTGGTTCCAGCCCAAATGAACACTGTGATGTCATTTCTCAAGCTTACAAGGCACTATGGGAAGAT TTGGACATAGCTTATGACAAGTTCATTCGGACAACTAATCCCAGACACGAAGCTATTGTGAAGGAGTTTTATTCGAGGGTTTTGGCCAATGGTGACATTTACCGTGCGGATTACGATGGACTTTATTGTGTCAACTGCGAGGAGTACAAG GATGAGAAAGAACTGCTGGATAGCAACTGTTGTCCTATTCACCTAAAGCCATGTATGGcgaggaaagaggacaattaTTTTTTTGCCCTTTCAAAGTATCAAAAGAAGTTGGAAGAGACTTTAGAACAAAATCCAGATTTTGTACAACCTTCTTCTCGTTTAAATGAG GTGCAAGGTTGGGTCAAAAGTGGCCTGAGAGATTTTTCTATCTCCCGAGCATCAGTGGATTGGGGAATCAGGGTTCCTAACGAGGATAAGCAAACCatttatgtttggtttgatgcTTTACTCGG ATATATATCTGCACTCATGGAGGAGAAGGGCCAAGCTACTTTACAAACTGCAGTTTCTTCAGGTTGGCCTGCTTCATTACACCTGATTGGGAAG GATATATTGCGTTTTCATGCAGTATACTGGCCAGCTATGTTAATGTCGGCTGGTCTAAGCCTTCCTAAGATTGTGTTTGGCCATGGATTCTTAACAAAG gaTGGCATGAAGATGGGAAAGTCGctagggaatactctagaaccAAATGATTTGGTGCAAAGGTTTGGGTCTGATGGTGTCAGGTACTTCTTCCTTAGGGAGGTGGAATTTGGTGATGATGGAGACTACTCAGAGGACCGTTTCATCAATATTGTCAATGCACATCTTGCCAATACAATAG GAAATCTCCTTAACCGTACGCTGGGGCTTTTGAAAAAGAATTGCCAATCAACATTGGTTGTTGATTCAACTATCGCAGCTGAAGGAAATGCATTCAAGGACACTGTGGAGAAGCTG GTTGAGAAAGCTCGTTTTCAATATGAAAATCTCTCGCTATCATCAGCATGTGAGGCGGTGCTAGAGATTGGTAATGCTGGGAACTTGTACATCGACGAACATGCCCCTTGGTCTCTTTTTAAGGAAGGCGGTGCTGCTTCTGAAGCTGCTGCAAAG GACCTTGTCATCATATTGGAGGCAATGAGGATTATAGCGGTTGCTTTAAGCGCTATTACACCGAGCTTATGCAAGAGAATATATACCCAGCTTGGCTACTCGGAGGATCAGTTCAATGCTGCTAcctgg GATGACACAAAATGGGGTGGGCTGAAGGGCGGTCAGATCATGGCTCAACCGAAGCCTGTCTTTGCAAGGATTGAAATCCAAATGGAAGGGGAAGATGAGGGtgaattgaaaaagaaagcCAGTAAAAAGAAGGAAAGGATACCTCAACCTCAAACTCAGTCTCTGGCAGAGGCTTAG
- the LOC131299504 gene encoding UDP-glucuronic acid decarboxylase 6-like has product MASNGQTTKSPPSPSPLRNSKFFQANMRILVTGGAGFIGSHLVDRLMQNEKNEVIVVDNYFTGSKDNLKQWIGHPRFELIRHDVTEPLLVEVDQIYHLACPASPIFYKYNPVKTIKTNVMGTLNMLGLAKRVGARILLTSTSEVYGDPLVHPQEESYWGNVNPIGVRSCYDEGKRVAETLMFDYHRQHGIEIRIARIFNTYGPRMNIDDGRVVSNFIAQAIRGESLTVQLPGTQTRSFCYVSDMVDGLIQLMEGDNTGPINIGNPGEFTMVELAETVKELINPNVKIISVENTPDDPRQRKPDITKAKELLGWEPKVKLRDGVPLMEEDFRQRLAVPKKV; this is encoded by the exons ATGGCTTCAAATGGGCAAACCACAAAATCCCCTCCGAGCCCTTCTCCATTGCGAAATTCCAAGTTTTTTCAG GCCAACATGAGAATTTTGGTTACTGGAGGAGCCGGGTTCATTGGCTCACACTTGGTGGACAGATTGATGCAGAATGAGAAGAATGAG GTGATTGTCGTGGATAACTACTTCACTGGCTCAAAAGACAACCTAAAGCAATGGATTGGTCATCCGAGATTTGAGCTTATTCGTCATG ATGTGACTGAGCCATTGTTAGTTGAGGTTGATCAGATTTATCATCTTGCTTGTCCTGCCTCTCCAATTTTTTACAAGTACAATCCGGTAAAG ACAATTAAGACAAACGTGATGGGGACACTGAACATGTTGGGACTCGCCAAGCGAGTTGGAGCAAG GATTTTACTTACATCAACTTCTGAGGTTTATGGAGATCCTCTTGTGCATCCCCAGGAAGAGAGCTACTGGGGCAATGTTAACCCCATAg GTGTTAGGAGTTGTTATGACGAGGGAAAACGAGTGGCTGAGACTTTGATGTTTGATTACCATAGGCAGCATGGAATAG AAATAAGGATTGCTAGGATTTTCAATACTTATGGACCCCGCATGAATATCGATGATGGGCGTGTGGTCAGCAATTTCATAGCTCAAGCAATTCG GGGTGAGTCTTTGACTGTTCAATTGCCGGGGACCCAAACTCGGAGCTTTTGCTACGTATCTGATATG GTTGATGGCCTCATTCAGCTTATGGAAGGCGATAATACCGGGCCAATCAATATTGGAAATCCAG GTGAATTTACAATGGTGGAACTCGCTGAGACTGTGAAGGAG CTCATCAATCCTAATGTGAAGATCATAAGTGTAGAAAATACGCCGGATGATCCCCGCCAAAGGAAGCCAGACATCACAAAGGCAAAGGAATTGTTGGGTTGGGAACCAAAGGTCAAGTTGCGGGATGGCGTTCCCCTCATGGAGGAAGATTTCCGCCAGCGGCTCGCTGTCCCTAAAAAGGTCTGA
- the LOC131301450 gene encoding dolichyl-diphosphooligosaccharide--protein glycosyltransferase subunit 4A-like: MINDQDLGFFANFLGIFIFLLVIAYHYAMADPKYEGS; the protein is encoded by the coding sequence ATGATCAATGATCAAGACCTGGGATTTTTCGCCAACTTTCTaggcattttcatttttctattggTGATTGCTTACCATTATGCGATGGCTGACCCAAAGTATGAAGGGAGCTGA
- the LOC131301449 gene encoding CASP-like protein 4C2 — MRQSPLRNGGGGETPSPRPRIQQNTPPHHHFHSTVSVQKLRRFNTLILVFRFAAFCSSAAASVFMLVNPRGPDSPRWYDFDAFRFVLVANAIVAVYSLFEMGASVWEISSGFTLLPEIIQVWFDFGHDQVFTYLLLSADSTGTELARTMKGTDRCMSNNAFCVQTDISIALGFAGFLFLGLSSLLSGFRVVCFIINGSRFHI; from the exons ATGCGGCAATCTCCCCTCAGGAACGGCGGGGGCGGCGAGACCCCCTCCCCTCGCCCCCGAATCCAACAGAACACTCCTCCTCACCACCACTTCCACTCCACCGTCTCCGTACAGAAGCTACGCCGTTTCAACACGCTGATCCTCGTCTTCCGATTCGCTGCATTCTGCTCCTCCGCCGCCGCTTCCGTTTTCATGCTCGTTAACCCTAGAGGCCCCGATTCCCCTCGTTGGTACGACTTTGACGCCTTCAG ATTTGTGCTTGTTGCCAATGCTATAGTGGCAGTGTATTCTTTGTTCGAAATGGGAGCTTCTGTTTGGGAGATTTCGAGTGGGTTCACTTTGCTCCCTGAGATCATTCAGGTCTGGTTTGATTTCGGCCATGATCAG GTTTTCACGTATCTATTGCTATCGGCGGACTCCACGGGTACAGAGCTAGCTCGGACGATGAAAGGGACAGACAGGTGCATGTCCAACAACGCGTTTTGCGTCCAGACTGACATATCCATTGCCTTGGGGTTTGCCGGGTTTCTATTTCTGGGGCTGTCGTCACTTCTTTCTGGATTTCGGGTTGTTTGTTTCATAATCAATGGCTCTCGTTTTCATATCTAG